In the Mastomys coucha isolate ucsf_1 unplaced genomic scaffold, UCSF_Mcou_1 pScaffold18, whole genome shotgun sequence genome, one interval contains:
- the Smim27 gene encoding small integral membrane protein 27 — translation MRPVSRRNLDWTYSLLLLAIVLLSWGFVIYASTVAARRQLQKEFPDKFF, via the exons ATGAGGCCGGTGAGTCGCCGAAACCTGGACTGGACTTACTCCTTG TTGCTACTTGCAATCGTCTTGCTCTCTTGGGGATTCGTCATCTATGCATCAACTGTAGCTGCACGACGACAGCTACAGAAGGAGTTTCCAGACAAGTTCTTCTGA